Proteins from a genomic interval of Plasmodium reichenowi strain SY57 chromosome 13, whole genome shotgun sequence:
- a CDS encoding hypothetical protein (conserved Plasmodium protein, unknown function), translated as MNENNVKEMNNKNENKISKKGNENLYKKNGDEKLSETANYKKSKKSSYIDNLYNKKLNLCEDKISYCDKKKKENTNVDEEKKKVTVVEVGKNNISNVELQKNNITNVKVQKNNITNVKEEVENKSSMCKNVLSTKRLNDVQKDKYNIRDIKGKNNIKNNTSSPYKKTLSLQNVKKNPLSYSNDKIGKNNSQDLEVHKDTFSTTKGNSLSFDGINMNNIKLNITHNVNDNNDDNDDDNDNNDDDNDNNDDDDNDNNDDDNNHNNNHNNNHNNNYYNNTINEEKNEKEEVSFNISETPNAIGTNMGNYISQDKDNYNKSSFDKIDLDTAIGNTEKKGGLKQALNIFNEEINSHDLKRNNKDIIANIEKSSKYYKEKKDSFLSTLNLKGHERKEVYTSNLNQAKDEEIMIQTIFIEQNDNNDNVQNKIDSIEQTIEENKNVKYNNMLSNKTGNILKKQSDILQKLICEEENYSSSSTNVASHIVNKHADSDSHNKKDYEIADGGIVENNIKNDKYLDDQFGENKYLDDQFGENKYLDDHIPSDELTSEIPNIISIPHIQLSEDSLENIKEKFDNVRSNYAEDFVDIKIYDEDSEIDDIQNNELDYFWNNKDVSNILNTESNTVIKSFEGNNEEDEKIILNSEECIDGVRIGPIDLPDFNIKRKNDKIILRQMRRSRSDNLYKRKNIAHLINKRNTMDNIVNNENMEISSSNNEYIYNNNNNDNDNNNNLFYANNTLPEKNEEQRDDMNIGDKLDIIKKKLAINNNIDIDNINYERFDMYQVDFEKIGLNVSNLEKEEKYILLLYISEKKLEYVWNEREAFKRAHSNIKNFQVNQNKMRELKNEKRENAVLIDTQYFKSNDMRNYETYILNKKNNKNVKYKSSNNSSTNNTNVFSNIGKSISVSSSFDMCEKKYNSKDFSLLLERHKYNKMGNHEYVEKMNSDDYNDIISSDEKVQDVGFFLPFYRKLLKKYETINNVVINNDTASNDVVAKKNSATNNNIYNNNNNNNNNNNNICNNNICNNNICDKRDEGDNSYKYMSNEKALFEKFLKSFISLFFQDECIDQFLNYYDDMKTSKNEEDALLTHSLCIEYMCNCFEDIYVQKDYIETDEKKFWFLHFSDIMKDIINNFIENQNLVNKIRKIQIINNILKDEVKTYSIKVAYEDIYLNVSQNFIEDYENVIVSKDIGFFNLYMLDKNYKYNYHTYTKQRYNQKMKREKSNDAINKYVDRYNQINYTNSFWSYIFGYFNNIYNNWSQEKDDTDNSSCSNSTDSLQNDIIINSSKLVIQNFRNSDEEESADISVTTDDQNYPNLEEQKCKNKNKSIIKNEQDIENPILHKRPKQSHEEKVSTDEILLKGNKKNRYRKNKYKNDDSKIIKNIKSVDTNILQNDEGVDTNINNKQLNNYMNNEIKCSYLEKQDYILGSSTNIDESIIESNLSNVSFHNSENSNDIKLDGFYVVNKKEEKKQNITKEEEQSEMLNDNINNINIINNNNNNNNNNNNNNNNNNNNNNNNNNNNNNYNSSNNNSCNNNSCSNIYKNRNCHISSYRNSKCDNKKYLGNVANLVSFQYKGSLPKENINNLKKINKNKNVIGCYLSSSDDSLVGVHIKSDMVQDSVDTHFVMERCRKYNKQIKKSYVHILNANKKQYLAVNLNTYKIIYTNKYDDTIYMDENNEQHKISTYFQLQSISDMMKNILIEDIVQSVADILC; from the coding sequence atgaatgaaaataatgtaaaagaaatgaataataaaaatgagaATAAAATTTCTAAGAAAGGAAATGAGaatttatacaaaaaaaacGGTGATGAAAAATTAAGTGAAACAGctaattataaaaaatcaaaaaagTCATCATATATAGATAACTTGTATAACAAAAAGTTAAATTTATGCGAAGATAAAATATCCTATTGtgataagaaaaaaaaggaaaacaCAAATGttgatgaagaaaaaaagaaagtaACAGTTGTAGAAGTgggaaaaaataacatatcGAATGTAGAactacaaaaaaataatataacaaatgtaaaagtacaaaaaaataacataacaaatgtaaaagaagaagttgaaaataaatcatCCATGTGTAAAAATGTGTTATCTACAAAAAGGTTGAATGATGTTCAAAAAGATAAATACAACATTCGTGATattaaaggaaaaaataacattaaaaataacaCATCATCAccatataaaaaaacattatCTTTACAAAACGTAAAGAAAAATCCTTTGTCATATTCCAATGATAAAATTGGAAAGAATAATTCTCAAGATCTAGAAGTTCATAAGGATACATTTTCTACTACAAAAGGGAATAGTCTTAGTTTTGATGGgataaatatgaataatataaaattgaaTATAACGCATAATgtaaatgataataatgatgataatgatgatgataatgataataatgatgatgataatgataataatgatgatgatgataatgataataatgatgatgataataatcataataataatcataataataatcataataataattattataataatacaataaatgaagaaaaaaacgaaaaagaagaagtatcatttaatatatctgAAACCCCCAATGCTATAGGAACTAATATGGGAAATTATATTTCCCAGGATAAAGATAATTACAATAAATCATCTTTTGATAAAATTGACCTTGATACTGCTATAGGTAATACTGAGAAGAAAGGTGGTTTAAAACAAGCgcttaatatttttaatgaGGAAATAAATAGTCatgatttaaaaagaaataacaAAGATATAATCGCAAACATTGAAAAATCATCTAAgtattataaagaaaaaaaggaCAGTTTTTTGAGCACATTAAACTTGAAAGGTCATGAAAGAAAAGAAGTATATACTTCTAATTTAAATCAAGCTAAGGATGAGGAAATTATGATACAGACAATTTTTATCgaacaaaatgataataatgataatgtacaaaataaaatagataGTATTGAACAAACtatagaagaaaataaaaatgttaaatataataatatgttaagTAATAAAACtggaaatatattaaaaaaacaaagTGATATACTACAAAAGCTAATTTgtgaagaagaaaattaCTCTTCATCATCTACAAATGTGGCAAGCCATATTGTTAACAAACATGCAGACAGTGATtcacataataaaaaggattATGAAATAGCGGATGGTGGTATTGTAgaaaacaatataaaaaatgacaAGTATTTAGATGATCAATTTggagaaaataaatatttggATGATCAATTTggagaaaataaatatttggATGATCATATTCCAAGTGATGAACTAACTTCCGAAATACCGAATATTATCAGTATCCCTCATATACAATTAAGCGAAGATTCattagaaaatattaaagaaaagTTTGATAATGTTAGATCAAATTACGCGGAAGATTTTgtagatataaaaatatatgacGAAGATTCTGAAATAGAtgatatacaaaataacGAGCTGGATTATTTTTGGAATAATAAAGATGTATcgaatatattaaatacGGAAAGTAATACGGTAATAAAAAGTTTTGAAGGAAATAATGAAGAggatgaaaaaataatattgaatAGTGAAGAGTGTATTGATGGTGTACGAATAGGGCCAATTGATCTTCCagattttaatataaaaaggaaaaatgataaaattatattacGCCAAATGAGAAGAAGTCGAAGtgataatttatataaaaggaaaaatatagCTCATCTTATAAATAAGAGAAATACCATGGATAATATAgtaaataatgaaaatatggAAATATCGTCATCAAATAAtgaatacatatataataataataataatgataatgataataataataatttattttacgCTAATAATACGTTACCTGAAAAAAATGAGGAACAAAGAGATGATATGAATATAGGAGATAAATtagatattattaaaaagaagctagctataaataataatatagacattgataatataaattatgaacGTTTTGATATGTATCAAGTCgattttgaaaaaatagGTTTAAATGTGAGTAATttagaaaaagaagaaaaatatattttgttgttatatatttctgAAAAGAAGTTAGAATATGTATGGAATGAGAGAGAAGCTTTTAAGCGTGCTCATTCgaatataaagaattttCAGGTTAATCAGAATAAGATGAgagaattaaaaaatgagaaAAGAGAAAATGCTGTATTAATTGATACacaatattttaaaagtaATGACATGAGAAATTATGAGacttatattttgaataagaagaataataagaatgtaaaatataaatcttCAAATAATAGTAGTACAAATAATACCAATGTTTTTTCTAACATTGGTAAGTCTATATCTGTAAGTTCATCATTTGATATGTGtgaaaagaaatataattctaaagatttttcattattattagagaggcataaatataataaaatggGAAATCATGAATATGTCGAAAAAATGAATAGTGACgattataatgatattataaGTAGTGATGAAAAGGTACAAGATGTAGGTTTCTTCTTACCGTTTTATCGTAagttattaaaaaaatacgAGACAATAAACAACGTggttataaataatgatacCGCTAGTAATGATGTTGttgcaaaaaaaaatagtgctacaaataataatatatataataataataataataataataataataataataacatttgtaataataacatttgtaataataacatttgTGATAAAAGGGACGAAGGTGATAATTCTTACAAATATATGTCCAATGAAAAAGCCTTATTTGAAAAGTTCCTCAAAAGCttcatttctttatttttccaAGATGAATGTATTGATCAATTTTTAAACTATTATGACGATATGAAGACATCgaaaaatgaagaagatgCCCTGTTAACACATTCTTTGTGTATAGAATATATGTGTAATTGTTTTGaagatatatatgtacaaaaGGATTATATTGAAACTGacgaaaaaaaattttggtttttacatttttctGATATTATgaaagatataataaataattttatagaAAATCAGAATTTagtaaataaaataagaaagatacaaataataaataatatattaaaagatgAGGTAAAAACATATTCAATTAAGGTAGCGTATGAGGACATTTATTTGAATGTATCTCAAAATTTTATTGAAGATTATGAAAACGTTATAGTTAGTAAGGATATAGgattttttaatttatatatgttagataaaaattataagtATAATTATCATACATATACGAAACAGAGGTATAATcagaaaatgaaaagggaaaaaagtaatgatgctattaataaatatgttgATAGGTATAATCAAATTAATTATACAAACTCATTTTGGAGTTATATATTTggatattttaataatatatataataattggTCTCAAGAAAAAGATGACACAGATAATTCTTCATGTAGTAATTCTACAGACTCTTTACAAAAcgatataataataaattcatCAAAACTTGTTATTCAAAATTTTAGAAATTCagatgaagaagaaagTGCTGATATTTCAGTGACCACAGATGATCAGAATTATCCAAATTTAGAGGAACAAAAGTgtaagaataaaaataaaagcattattaaaaatgagCAGGATATAGAAAATCCAATATTGCATAAGAGACCTAAACAAAGTCACGAAGAAAAAGTAAGTACAGATGAAATTCTATTAAAAGGAAATAAGAAGAATAGATAtagaaaaaacaaatataaaaatgatgattcaaaaataataaagaacaTAAAAAGTGTGGATACAAATATATTGCAAAATGATGAAGGAGTAGATACAaacattaataataaacaattaaataattatatgaataatgaaataaagTGTAGCTATTTAGAAAAACAAGATTATATATTGGGTAGTTCCACAAATATAGATGAGAGTATAATTGAGAGTAATTTATCAAATGTTAGTTTTCATAATTCTGAAAATTCAAACGATATAAAATTGGATGGATTTTATGTTGTTAATAAgaaagaagaaaagaaacaaaatattacaaaagAGGAAGAACAGTCAGAAATgttaaatgataatataaataatataaatattataaataataataataataacaataacaataataacaataataacaataataacaataataacaataataacaataataacaataataacaattataacagtagtaataataacagttgtaataataacagttgtagtaatatatataagaacaGAAATTGTCATATTTCTTCATACAGAAATTCTAAGtgtgataataaaaaatatctaGGAAATGTAGCTAATTTAGTTTCATTTCAATATAAAGGTTCCTTACCAAAAGAAAATATCAAtaacttaaaaaaaataaataaaaataaaaatgtcATAGGTTGTTATTTATCATCATCGGATGATAGTTTAGTTGGAGTACATATTAAAAGTGATATGGTTCAAGATTCTGTAGATACACATTTTGTTATGGAAAGATGTcgaaaatataataaacaaataaaaaaatcCTATGTACATATTCTAAATGCAAACaaaaaacaatatttaGCTGTAAATCTAAATACATACAAAATcatttatacaaataaatatgatgatacaatatatatggatgaaaataatgaacaACATAAAATATCTACATATTTCCAATTACAATCAATATCAGatatgatgaaaaatattttgatcGAAGATATTGTACAGAGTGTAGCTGATATATTGTGTTGA
- a CDS encoding chromosome segregation protein, putative, whose amino-acid sequence MYIEEIILDGFKSYPTKTVIGPFHPQFNAITGLNGSGKSNVLDAICFVMGINNLNLIRVNRLDELIYKQGQAGITKGSVTIKFNNEEKPSPLQEPYRDMKNITITRQIVLGGRNRYLLNSHNAKPKDISDFFQSLKLNINNPHFLIMQGKITKVINMKPIELLGLIEESSGTKLYEVKRTNAIKLMVKKDQKLGEINKVLFEEIEPTLVKLKKEKEEYNKFVSNNEEIEKYEKVEIAYKYYVAKKMMTKCEEKIEDAKSEEKILEKGIKEIDKDIEKYKIEKEKIVKETTTASEPMKILISQKEELEKKISQLKSEAKMENKEKAKEKRRREDIKKEINNLQNKLDDYQKNNEKNNKNLKSYEDLKKKIEILKEELNEKQLTMNCLLSAGTNNNEYTGSFREQLKNYKTNLSKAETQINNFLQNNKHLEKEIMTLKEQRKKYEKEYNEISKEKDIEEKKKKLCEQELDKLNKEYNNFMELDTLKTDKSILYNDMEKLQQELQVLKNIINSVKIDYKIPSNMKTTDVLGQIYKLIKIKKEYNNTALAVHLILGGKLTYLLVQNKEHSKRLFEYNNFSSGSKRVTLLPLEDCVISREVHEKHIEECRRNVGLNVKDKNDVIYFLDIMEYDKNLERIIQYLFNGTLICSNVDLCKKITYNPNKKLSYTTITLEGDKFDTSGSMSGGSNKNINLFLLNYEKYKQKKEQYHDNENKLKEVSEKLKSLEKAEEKKKIISKELQIYENNLNNIENRMETSKYGSVNKKIEEHKNEIDKGRNELSELYKEQKKLTEVIRKLEKDISEYEANKDKKEEDLKETIKKLKNKIKQLETEEHKKKEEIDDVLLQIENYKKQKEKETNDLSTTDETINEIEKKIEDIEKNINITKENLKELENKITELQSSFSSYENEMKHVVKKIEDLEKKKSENILDLKKLENTLLDLQKDFKTSSDTVKYLYKTHVWIESYEPLFNKKYTPYDFENFRHDVIQKKIQALQNEQNKLSININRKAVQMYEQVQVDYKDLVTKKSQVEEDKKKIQEVIADLDVKKSESLLAMYQQINEYFQAIFSTLLNNAQAKLSIVDGDLANGIEMKIAFNNNWKESLTELSGGQRSLLALSLILALLKVRTVPMYILDEIDAALDLNHTQNIGDMIRTQFPHSQFIIVSLKEGMFSHADVLFKMRFIDGISTVNRHALDIRQNTNKKEVQEVKRRRVTIHDKESDHD is encoded by the exons TGGTTTCAAGAGTTACCCAACCAAAACAGTGATTGGTCCCTTTCATCCTCAATTTAATGCGATAACAGGTTTAAATGGTAGTGGGAAATCGAATGTTTTAGATGCGATATGTTTTGTTATGGgcataaataatttaaatttaataagaGTGAATCGATTAGatgaattaatatataaacaagGTCAAGCTGGAATTACGAAAGGTAGTGTTACTATAAAGTTTAATAATGAGGAAAAACCAAGTCCTTTACAAGAACCTTATCGTGATATGAAGAATATAACCATTACTAGACAAATAGTTTTAGGAGGAAGAAATCGATATCTATTAAACAGTCATAATGCTAAACCTAAAGATATTAGTGATTTTTTTCAGTCATTAAAattgaatataaataatcctcattttttaattatgcAAGGTAAGATAACAAAagttataaatatgaaacCAATTGAACTCTTAGGATTAATTGAAGAATCCAGTGGTACCAAACTTTATGAAGTGAAAAGAACAAATGCTATAAAGTTAATGGTAAAAAAGGATCAGAAATTAGgtgaaataaataaagtaTTATTTGAAGAAATTGAACCAACATTAGTAaagttaaaaaaagaaaaagaagaatataataaatttgttagtaataatgaagaaatagaaaaatatgaaaaagtTGAAATAGCttacaaatattatgtagctaaaaaaatgatgacAAAATGTGAAGAAAAAATCGAAGATGCAAAAAgtgaagaaaaaattttagAGAAAGGtataaaagaaattgaTAAAGATATtgagaaatataaaattgaaaaagaaaaaatagTTAAAGAAACTACTACTGCTAGTGAACCTATGAAAATTTTGATAAGTCAAAAAGAAGAATTAGAAAAGAAAATCTCTCAATTAAAATCAGAAGCTAAAATggaaaataaagaaaaagcaaaagagaaaagaagaagagaagatataaaaaaagaaattaataatttacaaaataaattagatgattatcaaaaaaataatgaaaaaaataataaaaatttaaaatcatatgaagatttaaaaaagaaaatcgaaattttaaaagaagaattaaatgaaaaacaaTTAACAATGAATTGCCTTTTAAGTGCTGGtactaataataatgaatatacaGGTTCTTTTAGAGAACAactaaaaaattataaaaccAATTTAAGTAAAGCAGAAacacaaataaataattttttacaaaataataaacatttagaaaaagaaattatgACATTAAAAGAACAAcgtaaaaaatatgaaaaggaatataatgaaattagtaaagaaaaagatattgaagaaaagaaaaaaaagttatGTGAACAAGAATtagataaattaaataaagaatataataattttatggAATTGGATACTTTAAAAACAGATAAAagtattttatataacgATATGGAAAAATTACAACAAGAATTACAAgttttgaaaaatataattaatagTGTAAAAATTGATTATAAAATACCAAGTAATATGAAAACAACAGATGTATTAGgacaaatatataaattaataaaaataaaaaaggaatataataatacagCTTTAGCTGTACATTTAATATTAGGTGGCAAATTAACATATTTACTTGTACAAAATAAAGAACATAGTAAAAGGCtatttgaatataataatttttcgAGTGGAAGTAAAAGAGTCACTTTGTTACCTCTAGAAGATTGTGTAATATCAAGAGAAGTACATGAAAAGCATATAGAAGAATGTCGACGAAATGTTGGTTTAAATgtaaaagataaaaatgatgttatatattttttagaTATTATGgaatatgataaaaatttaGAACGAATCatacaatatttatttaatggTACATTAATTTGTTCTAATGTTGATTTgtgtaaaaaaattacttacaatccaaataaaaaattatcttATACTACTATAACTTTAGAAGGTGATAAATTTGATACGTCTGGGAGTATGTCTGGAGGATCTAACAAGAATATTAACttattcttattaaattatgaaaagtataaacagaaaaaagaacaatATCATGATAACGAAAACAAATTAAAGGAAGTTAgtgaaaaattaaaatcaTTAGAAAAAGCAgaggaaaagaaaaaaattatttcaaaagaattacaaatatatgaGAACAActtaaataatattgaaaataGAATGGAAACAAGTAAATATGGTAgtgttaataaaaaaatagaagAGCACAAAAATGAAATTGATAAGGGACGAAATGAATTAAgtgaattatataaagaacaaaaaaaattaactGAAGTAATACGTAAATTAGAAAAAGACATATCTGAATATGAAGCTAATAAGgataaaaaagaagaagatttaaaagaaactattaaaaaattaaaaaacaaaataaaacaattaGAAACAGAagaacataaaaaaaaagaagaaatagatgatgtattattacaaattgaaaattataaaaaacaaaaagaaaaagaaacaaatgATTTATCTACAACTGATGAAACTATAAATgaaattgaaaaaaaaattgaagatattgagaaaaatattaatattacaaaagaaaatttaaaagaattagAAAACAAAATCACAGAACTTCAATCAAGTTTTAGTTCAtatgaaaatgaaatgaaaCATGTTGTTAAGAAAATAGAAgatttagaaaaaaaaaaaagtgaaaatatattagatTTAAAAAAACTAGAAAATACATTATTAGATTTACAAAAGGACTTTAAAACATCTAGTGATACagttaaatatttatataaaacacATGTATGGATAGAATCATATGAACCTTtgtttaataaaaaatataccCCATACGATTTTGAAAATTTTAGACATGACGTTATacagaaaaaaatacaGGCTCTACAAAATGAGCAAAATAAATTGTCAATCAATATTAATAGAAAAGCAGTACAAATGTATGAACAGGTGCAAGTAGACTACAAAGATCTAGTAACCAAAAAATCACAAGTTGAAGAagataagaaaaaaatacagGAAGTTATAGCAGATTTGGATGTAAAGAAGAGTGAAAGTTTGTTGGCAATGTATCAGCAAATTAATGAATATTTCCAAGCTATATTTTCTACCCTTTTGAATAATGCCCAAGCAAAGTTAAGTATAGTAGATGGGGATTTAGCTAACGGAATAGAGATGAAG atTGCCTTTAATAACAATTGGAAAGAGTCCCTAACCGAATTAAGTGGAGGTCAAAGAAGTCTTTTAGCCCTGTCCTTAATTCTAGCCTTATTAAAAGTGAGAACAGTACCGATGTATATCTTAGATGAAATTGATGCTGCTTTAGATTTAAATCATACTCAAAATATTGGAGATATGATAAGGACACAATTTCCACATTCAcaatttattattgtatCTTTAAAAGAAGGAATGTTCTCTCATGCAgatgttttatttaaaatgaGATTTATAGATGGTATATCAACGGTTAATAGACATGCTTTGGACATAAGACAAAATACAAACAAAAAGGAGGTTCAAGAAGTAAAGAGAAGAAGGGTTACAATTCACGACAAAGAATCAGATCATGATTAA